A single genomic interval of Candidatus Acidiferrales bacterium harbors:
- the tsaB gene encoding tRNA (adenosine(37)-N6)-threonylcarbamoyltransferase complex dimerization subunit type 1 TsaB produces MRRILAIETATKVCSVAVADECEVLGEFSLFVPQVHAERLIVMTSNLIENLRLTYSDLDAVAVSIGPGSFTGLRIGLSVAKGIAYGQDKKLIAIPTLEAIARLLRDRAGPEKTIVPVLRARADEFYYSSFLVKNSELKMRTGYGIADADSIIAEFSSETFFIGEGAVELSKHEGAKKKFGAGRFIDIPASAKEVALAAQVKLEREEFDDVESLVPMYLKDFIAIKGKSFPNGIHLDNKLLEKI; encoded by the coding sequence ATGCGTAGAATACTTGCCATCGAAACCGCAACCAAAGTCTGCTCGGTCGCAGTTGCCGATGAGTGTGAAGTGCTCGGAGAGTTTTCGCTTTTCGTTCCACAAGTTCACGCCGAGCGCCTTATAGTAATGACAAGCAATTTGATCGAGAATTTGAGACTCACATACAGTGATCTCGATGCGGTAGCGGTTTCCATTGGTCCGGGAAGTTTTACGGGATTAAGAATCGGACTGAGTGTGGCGAAAGGAATAGCTTATGGACAGGACAAGAAGCTGATCGCGATCCCTACACTGGAGGCTATAGCCCGGCTGCTTCGGGATCGTGCCGGCCCGGAGAAAACGATTGTGCCGGTGCTCCGCGCACGCGCAGACGAGTTTTATTATTCATCATTTCTGGTGAAGAATTCGGAATTGAAAATGAGAACGGGCTACGGAATAGCCGATGCCGACTCGATTATCGCGGAATTTTCTTCGGAGACCTTCTTCATCGGAGAAGGCGCCGTGGAATTATCGAAACATGAAGGCGCGAAGAAAAAATTTGGAGCCGGGCGATTTATAGATATTCCAGCTTCCGCCAAAGAAGTTGCGCTTGCTGCGCAAGTGAAACTTGAGAGAGAAGAATTTGACGACGTAGAATCCCTGGTGCCGATGTACCTGAAGGATTTTATCGCAATCAAGGGGAAATCGTTTCCGAACGGGATCCATTTGGACAATAAATTATTGGAGAAGATCTGA
- the tsaE gene encoding tRNA (adenosine(37)-N6)-threonylcarbamoyltransferase complex ATPase subunit type 1 TsaE has translation MEILISKSEEETIRLGSEFAKKLKSGGVVALYGDLGSGKTQFVKGVCRLFDVKEVVNSPTFTIVNEYHGTMPTSKESIRVFHIDLYRLKNIEEIFGIGYYEYLESGGICLVEWAEKLDGIIPEERFDVKFSVVDETTREITLADVGGRN, from the coding sequence ATGGAGATCTTGATTTCAAAGAGCGAGGAAGAGACTATCAGGCTCGGGAGCGAATTTGCAAAGAAGCTGAAATCAGGTGGCGTTGTCGCTCTTTACGGCGACCTCGGTTCCGGCAAGACTCAATTTGTCAAAGGAGTCTGTCGTTTATTCGATGTGAAAGAAGTTGTAAACAGCCCGACTTTTACTATCGTAAATGAATATCATGGCACAATGCCGACCTCAAAGGAATCTATTCGGGTTTTCCACATAGATTTGTACAGATTAAAGAATATAGAAGAGATTTTCGGGATTGGTTATTATGAATATCTTGAGTCGGGCGGAATCTGTCTGGTCGAGTGGGCCGAAAAACTCGACGGTATTATCCCGGAGGAACGGTTTGACGTTAAATTTTCCGTAGTTGATGAAACGACCCGGGAGATTACTCTGGCTGACGTCGGCGGCAGGAATTGA
- a CDS encoding bifunctional response regulator/alkaline phosphatase family protein: protein MSGEKRRILWVDDEIELLKPHVIFLKDKGFNVDTATNGQDAIELVKQNFRNENYDLILLDEMMAGMGGLNTLEVIKGIAPEIPVVMITKNEAESLMEEAIGQKISDYLTKPVNPSQILLTAKKIIDGHRIAGERVSRDYVAEFREISAQLDGDVSYSDWIDIHQKLTRWEMEIDEHPEIGLKDSLMDQRKAANASFGKYIDRVYRDWVTKKTDRPKLSQEVFETFAIPRMKPGKSVVFIVIDCMRLDQWLIMEEFLRDYFAISKQFYYSLLPTATPYSRNAIFSGMYPLEMENRFPEIWDKGNSDDDSSRNRFEKELLTDLLQRKRLRVEPKYVKIIDPDFGKNIVSNVSSYARLPLTAIVVNFVDILAHSRSDSDVLKEIAPDESAYRSLTRSWFQHSYLLDLFKALAQTDATVVVTTDHGSVRSMRGSKVLGDREASTNLRYKFGRNLKCDDRQAIFVKNPEDYMLPRRGVTINYIIAKEDFYFVYPTDYHKYLEQYHDSFQHGGISLEEMILPVVFLDPR from the coding sequence ATGAGTGGGGAAAAACGAAGAATACTATGGGTAGATGACGAAATAGAGCTGCTGAAGCCTCATGTGATCTTTCTTAAGGATAAAGGTTTTAATGTCGATACCGCCACTAACGGCCAGGATGCAATAGAACTGGTTAAGCAAAATTTCCGCAATGAAAATTACGACTTGATCCTCCTTGACGAGATGATGGCAGGGATGGGAGGGTTAAACACGCTTGAGGTCATAAAAGGAATTGCGCCGGAAATACCGGTTGTAATGATAACCAAAAATGAAGCCGAGTCGCTGATGGAGGAAGCCATAGGTCAAAAGATCAGCGACTATTTGACGAAGCCAGTAAATCCAAGCCAGATACTTTTGACGGCAAAAAAAATCATCGATGGCCATCGGATTGCCGGAGAGCGTGTCTCCAGAGATTATGTCGCAGAATTTCGAGAAATATCCGCTCAACTGGATGGAGACGTCTCGTATTCTGACTGGATCGACATTCACCAGAAGCTAACCCGTTGGGAAATGGAAATCGATGAGCATCCTGAAATCGGATTGAAGGATTCTCTGATGGATCAAAGGAAAGCCGCGAATGCTTCCTTCGGCAAATACATCGACAGGGTTTACAGGGACTGGGTGACCAAGAAGACCGACCGCCCGAAGCTTTCGCAGGAGGTTTTCGAGACTTTTGCCATTCCTAGGATGAAGCCGGGCAAATCGGTCGTGTTCATCGTAATCGACTGCATGAGGCTGGACCAATGGCTGATCATGGAAGAATTCCTCCGCGATTACTTCGCGATCAGCAAGCAGTTCTACTATTCACTTCTACCGACGGCAACGCCATATTCTCGCAACGCGATATTCAGCGGGATGTACCCGCTGGAGATGGAGAACCGTTTTCCCGAGATTTGGGACAAAGGGAATTCCGACGACGACTCGAGCAGGAATCGTTTCGAGAAGGAACTGCTCACGGATTTGCTTCAGAGAAAACGATTGAGGGTAGAGCCGAAATATGTTAAGATCATCGATCCTGATTTCGGTAAAAATATTGTGTCCAATGTTTCGAGCTATGCACGTCTGCCATTGACTGCCATAGTCGTGAATTTCGTCGACATACTGGCACACTCCCGGTCCGATTCGGACGTCCTGAAGGAAATTGCACCTGATGAGAGCGCATATCGTTCGCTGACGAGATCGTGGTTTCAGCATTCATATCTCTTGGATCTTTTCAAGGCACTTGCCCAGACAGATGCAACCGTGGTTGTGACGACCGACCATGGAAGCGTAAGAAGCATGCGGGGCTCGAAGGTACTTGGAGACAGGGAGGCATCGACGAACCTGCGATATAAGTTCGGCCGCAATTTGAAGTGCGACGACAGGCAGGCTATCTTTGTCAAGAACCCGGAGGACTATATGCTGCCGAGGCGCGGCGTCACGATAAACTACATAATAGCCAAGGAAGATTTCTATTTTGTCTATCCGACCGACTATCATAAGTATCTCGAGCAATACCATGATAGCTTTCAGCACGGCGGAATTTCCCTCGAGGAAATGATTCTGCCGGTTGTGTTTCTTGATCCGAGATAA